One genomic segment of Pseudomonas chlororaphis subsp. aurantiaca includes these proteins:
- a CDS encoding efflux RND transporter periplasmic adaptor subunit, with amino-acid sequence MDKKRSTALALAVAVALGVAGLMWQDLFQGAPVAAQAKPAAKADTHKDGEAHQEGEEGPSEGEGHAEEEGKVELSAEQIKAADIQLAAAAPRNLSSLLTLPGEIRFDEDRTSHIVPRAAGVVESVAVNLGQTVKKGELLAVIASQQISDQRSELAAAERRVELARTTFQRERQLWVDQISAEQDYLLARQTLQEAEIALNNARQKMNALSGSAVLAGGNRYEMRAPFDGVVVEKHLSVGEVVGETSAAFTLSDLSRVWVTFGVFPKDLNKVRVGKPVRVQSTELGTQVQGTVAYVGSLLGEQTRTATVRVTVPNPDDAWRPGLFVSVQVATDTYQAGVTVPQEAIQTVEDKPSVFVRVADGFQATPVVLGGSEGGFVEIREGLPAGAQVATSGSFILKSELGKGSAEHGH; translated from the coding sequence ATGGACAAGAAACGAAGCACAGCCCTGGCATTGGCCGTGGCGGTCGCGCTCGGCGTGGCCGGGTTGATGTGGCAGGACCTGTTCCAGGGGGCGCCGGTGGCCGCGCAGGCGAAACCCGCGGCCAAGGCGGACACGCACAAGGACGGCGAGGCACATCAGGAAGGTGAGGAGGGGCCATCGGAAGGTGAGGGACATGCCGAGGAAGAGGGCAAGGTCGAACTCAGCGCCGAGCAGATCAAGGCCGCCGACATTCAACTGGCCGCGGCCGCACCGCGCAATCTCAGCAGCTTGCTGACCCTGCCGGGGGAGATCCGCTTCGACGAGGACCGCACCTCGCACATCGTGCCGCGCGCGGCCGGGGTGGTGGAGTCGGTGGCGGTCAATCTCGGGCAGACGGTGAAGAAGGGCGAGCTGCTGGCGGTGATCGCCAGCCAGCAGATCTCCGACCAGCGCAGCGAACTGGCCGCCGCCGAGCGCCGGGTCGAGCTGGCGCGCACCACCTTCCAGCGCGAGCGCCAGTTGTGGGTCGACCAGATCTCCGCCGAGCAGGATTACCTGCTGGCGCGCCAGACCCTGCAGGAAGCCGAAATCGCCCTGAACAACGCCCGGCAAAAGATGAATGCCCTGAGTGGCAGCGCGGTGCTGGCGGGCGGCAACCGCTATGAGATGCGCGCGCCGTTCGACGGCGTGGTGGTGGAAAAACACCTGAGCGTCGGCGAGGTGGTCGGTGAGACCAGCGCCGCCTTCACCCTGTCCGACCTGTCCCGGGTCTGGGTCACCTTCGGCGTGTTTCCCAAGGACCTGAACAAGGTCCGGGTGGGCAAGCCGGTCCGGGTGCAATCCACCGAGCTGGGCACCCAGGTGCAGGGCACGGTGGCCTATGTCGGCAGCCTGCTGGGCGAGCAGACCCGGACCGCCACGGTGCGGGTCACGGTGCCCAACCCGGACGACGCCTGGCGGCCGGGGCTTTTCGTCTCGGTGCAGGTGGCGACCGACACCTACCAGGCCGGTGTCACCGTGCCGCAAGAGGCAATCCAGACCGTGGAGGACAAGCCTTCGGTGTTCGTGCGCGTCGCCGACGGTTTCCAGGCCACGCCCGTGGTGCTGGGCGGCAGCGAAGGCGGCTTCGTCGAGATCCGCGAAGGCTTGCCGGCCGGAGCCCAGGTGGCGACCTCCGGCAGCTTCATCCTCAAGTCCGAACTGGGCAAAGGCTCGGCCGAGCACGGCCATTGA
- a CDS encoding cation diffusion facilitator family transporter — translation MGAGHSHGQVRAGHERTLWMALGLTGSFMIAEVIGAFITGSLALLSDAAHMMTDALALTISLVAIQVGKRAADRKRTFGYARFEILAAAFNAILLFVVAFYILFEAWQRLSAPAEIQSMGMLVIAVLGLIVNLISMRLLASASAESLNVKGAYLEVWSDMLGSIGVIVAALVIMYTGWGWVDSLVAAAIGFWVLPRTWTLLRESMNVLLQGVPDGIDIDEVEQGIRAIDGVTEVHDLHLWALTSGKNVMSTHLVADLGRRSEQQILVEVTELMHERFDISHVTVQVEQAGFHEQGHEEHVH, via the coding sequence ATGGGCGCAGGGCACAGTCACGGACAGGTTCGGGCCGGACACGAACGCACGTTATGGATGGCCTTGGGGCTGACCGGCAGTTTCATGATCGCCGAGGTGATCGGCGCCTTTATCACCGGCAGCCTGGCGCTGCTGTCCGATGCCGCCCACATGATGACCGACGCATTGGCGCTGACGATCTCTCTGGTGGCGATCCAGGTCGGCAAGCGCGCGGCCGATCGCAAGCGCACCTTCGGTTATGCGCGTTTCGAAATTCTCGCCGCGGCGTTCAACGCCATCCTGTTGTTCGTGGTTGCCTTCTACATCCTGTTCGAGGCCTGGCAGCGCCTGTCCGCGCCGGCGGAAATCCAGTCCATGGGCATGCTGGTGATCGCGGTGCTGGGGCTGATCGTCAACCTGATCTCCATGCGCCTGCTGGCCTCGGCGAGCGCCGAAAGCCTCAACGTCAAGGGCGCCTACCTGGAAGTCTGGAGCGACATGCTCGGCTCCATCGGTGTGATCGTCGCGGCACTGGTGATCATGTACACCGGCTGGGGCTGGGTCGATTCGCTGGTCGCCGCGGCCATCGGTTTCTGGGTGCTGCCGCGCACCTGGACGCTGCTCAGGGAGAGCATGAACGTACTGCTGCAAGGCGTGCCGGACGGCATCGATATCGATGAGGTCGAACAGGGCATCCGCGCCATCGACGGGGTGACCGAGGTTCACGACCTGCACCTGTGGGCCCTGACCAGCGGCAAGAACGTGATGAGCACGCACCTGGTGGCCGACCTGGGGCGGCGCAGCGAACAGCAGATCCTCGTCGAGGTCACCGAGCTGATGCACGAGCGCTTCGATATCTCCCATGTGACGGTCCAGGTCGAACAGGCGGGCTTTCACGAACAGGGGCACGAAGAGCACGTTCATTGA
- a CDS encoding OprD family porin encodes MRTHTRLSLSVFSAVLGLGPLAVNAAEEKPEGFIEGSSLNVLARNFYFNRDDRKGQSSPTGNGYSEAWAQALIGKFESGFTQGTVGFGLDAFVMYGLKLDSGGGRSGGRGSFGMLPVDSDNQPADNYSKVGGAAKLRLLDTVIKVGDVFPKTPVVHYGDSRLLPESFRGATFENTSIDGLNLQGGRLHSMSQPDSSSLRDGFATFYAGKVDSPWVAYFGGDYSPNKHLSFSLYSSRLKDAWDQYYFGTAATWPISDQFSLFAGFNYYKAVDEGKKLLGEFDNNIWSAKVGATYGAHTLSLSHQRNNGDDDFDYLRQSDSIFLDNSIQYSDFNSPKERSWMVRYDLDMETFGIPGLSFMTRYGKGSDADYSNANAVYMRRDADGNPLTDQRRWERDIEARYVVQGGTLKDLSLRIRQATVRSSSFESDLEEFRLIVEYPLAIL; translated from the coding sequence CCCTGTCCGTGTTTTCCGCGGTACTGGGGCTCGGCCCATTGGCCGTGAACGCTGCAGAAGAAAAACCCGAAGGCTTTATCGAGGGCAGCAGCCTCAACGTGCTGGCCCGCAATTTCTACTTCAACCGCGACGACCGCAAAGGCCAGTCCAGCCCCACCGGCAACGGCTACTCGGAAGCCTGGGCCCAGGCCCTGATCGGCAAGTTCGAGTCCGGCTTCACCCAGGGCACGGTCGGCTTCGGCCTCGACGCCTTTGTCATGTACGGCCTCAAGCTCGATTCGGGCGGCGGCCGCAGCGGCGGGCGCGGCTCATTCGGCATGCTGCCAGTGGACAGCGACAACCAGCCGGCCGACAACTACAGCAAGGTCGGCGGCGCGGCGAAACTGCGCCTGCTCGACACCGTGATCAAGGTCGGCGACGTCTTCCCGAAAACCCCGGTGGTGCACTACGGCGACTCGCGCCTGCTGCCGGAGAGCTTTCGCGGGGCCACCTTCGAGAACACCAGCATCGACGGCCTGAACCTCCAGGGCGGGCGCCTGCACAGCATGAGCCAGCCCGACAGCAGCAGCCTGCGCGACGGCTTCGCGACCTTCTATGCCGGCAAGGTCGATTCGCCCTGGGTCGCCTACTTCGGCGGCGACTACAGCCCAAACAAACACCTCAGCTTCAGCCTCTACAGCAGCCGCCTGAAGGACGCCTGGGACCAGTACTACTTCGGCACCGCGGCCACCTGGCCGATCTCCGACCAGTTCTCGCTGTTCGCCGGGTTCAACTATTATAAAGCGGTGGACGAGGGCAAGAAGCTGCTCGGCGAGTTCGACAACAACATCTGGAGCGCCAAGGTCGGCGCCACCTATGGCGCCCACACCCTGTCGCTGTCGCACCAGCGCAACAACGGTGACGACGACTTCGACTACCTGCGCCAGTCGGACTCGATCTTCCTCGACAACTCGATCCAGTACAGCGACTTCAACTCGCCGAAGGAACGCTCGTGGATGGTCCGCTATGACCTCGACATGGAGACCTTCGGCATTCCCGGCCTGTCGTTCATGACCCGCTACGGCAAAGGCAGCGACGCCGACTACAGCAATGCCAACGCGGTGTACATGCGCCGTGATGCGGACGGCAATCCGCTGACCGACCAGCGCCGCTGGGAGCGCGATATCGAAGCCAGGTACGTGGTGCAGGGCGGCACCCTCAAGGACCTGTCGCTGCGCATCCGCCAGGCCACCGTGCGCTCCAGCAGCTTCGAGTCGGACCTGGAGGAATTTCGCCTGATCGTCGAGTATCCGCTGGCCATTCTTTAA
- a CDS encoding MFS transporter, whose translation MSFIPDARPAPFSRSDYKTLGLAALGGALEIYDFIIFVFFALTLSQLFFPPEMPEWLRLLQSFGIFVTGYLARPLGGILMAHFADRLGRKKVFSLSILMMALPCLLIGIMPTYAQIGYFAPLLLLALRVLQGAAVGGEVPSAWVFVAEHAPAGHRGYALGVLQAGLTFGYLIGALTATLLAQLFTPAEILDHAWRYPFLLGGVFGVIGVWLRRWLSETPVFMAMQEQRDSAVELPLRTVLREHRLALLPAAILTCVLTSAVVVFVVITPTMMQKTFGMSASHTFALSSLGIVFLNIGCVLAGLVVDRIGAWRTVMLYSLLLPLGIGLLYGCLISGGDWVGLAYAIAGLGCGVVGAVPSVMVGLFPARIRVSGISFTYNIAYALWASTTPLLLIGLMPWSPWVCVMYCAVMGAVGVISAGYFGARMPRLTGSAVPGVCAGS comes from the coding sequence ATGTCCTTCATCCCTGACGCGCGGCCGGCGCCGTTTTCCCGGTCCGACTACAAGACCCTGGGCCTGGCGGCACTGGGCGGCGCCCTGGAAATCTACGATTTCATCATCTTCGTATTTTTCGCCCTGACCCTGAGCCAGCTGTTCTTCCCGCCGGAAATGCCTGAGTGGCTGCGCCTGTTGCAGAGCTTCGGGATCTTTGTCACCGGCTACCTGGCGCGGCCGCTGGGCGGCATTCTCATGGCGCACTTCGCCGACCGCCTGGGGCGCAAGAAGGTGTTCAGCCTGAGCATCCTGATGATGGCCCTGCCATGCCTGCTGATCGGCATCATGCCGACCTACGCGCAGATCGGTTATTTCGCGCCGCTGTTGCTGCTGGCACTGCGGGTGCTGCAAGGCGCGGCGGTAGGCGGTGAAGTGCCGAGCGCCTGGGTGTTCGTCGCCGAGCACGCGCCGGCCGGCCATCGCGGTTATGCCCTGGGCGTTCTGCAGGCCGGGCTGACGTTCGGCTACCTGATCGGCGCGCTGACCGCAACCCTGCTGGCGCAACTCTTCACCCCGGCGGAAATCCTCGATCACGCCTGGCGTTATCCGTTCCTGCTCGGTGGAGTGTTCGGCGTGATCGGCGTCTGGCTGCGCCGCTGGCTCAGCGAAACCCCGGTGTTCATGGCCATGCAGGAGCAGCGCGACAGCGCCGTCGAGCTGCCGCTGCGCACCGTGCTGCGCGAGCATCGCCTGGCCCTGTTGCCAGCGGCGATTCTCACCTGCGTGCTGACCTCCGCGGTGGTGGTGTTCGTGGTCATCACCCCGACCATGATGCAGAAAACCTTCGGCATGAGCGCCAGCCACACCTTCGCCCTGAGCAGCCTGGGCATCGTGTTCCTGAATATCGGTTGCGTGCTGGCCGGGCTGGTCGTCGACCGCATCGGCGCCTGGCGCACGGTGATGCTCTACAGCCTGTTGCTGCCGCTGGGTATCGGCCTGCTCTACGGCTGCCTGATCAGCGGCGGCGACTGGGTCGGCCTGGCCTACGCCATCGCCGGCCTCGGCTGCGGCGTGGTGGGCGCGGTGCCGTCGGTGATGGTCGGGCTGTTTCCGGCGCGGATCCGGGTGTCCGGCATCTCCTTTACCTACAACATCGCCTACGCGCTGTGGGCGAGCACCACGCCCTTGCTGCTGATCGGCCTGATGCCCTGGAGCCCGTGGGTCTGCGTGATGTATTGCGCGGTGATGGGTGCGGTCGGGGTCATCAGCGCCGGGTATTTCGGGGCGCGCATGCCGAGGCTGACGGGGAGTGCGGTGCCTGGGGTTTGTGCGGGCTCCTGA
- a CDS encoding TolC family protein: MPTTIKKLAWIVGVLSGVLLLASASLQEAEAAEGRVLSLDNALASAFANNPELAAARWEIDIAQGGRQQAGLIPNPVLSWDAEDTRRSSRTTTVKLSQTLELGGKRGARIDVASRAQDAAALELERQRNQLRADVIAAFYGALRAQERSDLAGRSLALAERGLTVAKGRVSAGKASPVEATRAQVQLSEVRLELSRAEMDRANAYRQLATVTGAATTDFSAVAEPASGLPSLPPSAQLLARLQQTTELRLAEMQVVQREASLGLEKAQRIPDLDISVGSQYDASVRERVNLVGVSMPIPLFNRNQGNVLSAARRADQARDLRNAAELRLRSETKLALDQWSTASNEVQSFNQVILPAAQNAVDTATRGFEMGKFNFIEVLDAQRTLISARTQYIAAVAQSTDAWVRIERIYGDLAGPDRTL, translated from the coding sequence ATGCCAACCACTATTAAAAAACTTGCCTGGATAGTCGGGGTATTGTCCGGCGTCCTGTTGTTGGCCAGTGCCTCGCTGCAGGAAGCCGAGGCAGCCGAGGGCCGGGTGCTGAGCCTCGACAACGCCCTGGCAAGTGCCTTTGCCAACAACCCCGAGCTGGCGGCCGCGCGCTGGGAAATCGATATCGCCCAGGGCGGTCGACAGCAGGCCGGGCTGATCCCCAATCCGGTGTTGTCCTGGGACGCCGAGGACACCCGCCGCAGCTCGCGCACCACCACCGTCAAGCTCAGCCAGACCCTGGAACTGGGCGGCAAGCGCGGGGCGCGCATCGATGTTGCCAGCCGTGCCCAGGACGCCGCGGCGCTGGAGCTGGAGCGCCAGCGCAACCAGCTGCGCGCCGATGTGATCGCGGCCTTTTACGGCGCCTTGCGTGCCCAGGAACGCAGCGACCTGGCCGGCCGCTCCCTGGCCCTGGCCGAGCGCGGGCTGACGGTGGCCAAGGGGCGGGTGAGCGCGGGCAAGGCCTCGCCCGTGGAAGCCACCCGCGCCCAGGTCCAGCTCTCGGAAGTGCGCCTGGAACTGAGCCGGGCCGAGATGGACCGGGCCAATGCCTATCGGCAACTGGCGACCGTGACCGGCGCGGCCACCACCGACTTCAGCGCCGTCGCGGAGCCGGCCAGCGGGCTGCCCTCTCTGCCGCCTTCGGCGCAATTGTTGGCGCGTCTGCAACAGACCACCGAATTGCGTTTGGCGGAGATGCAGGTGGTGCAGCGCGAAGCATCCCTGGGGCTGGAAAAGGCCCAGCGTATTCCCGACCTCGATATCAGCGTGGGCAGCCAGTACGACGCCAGCGTGCGTGAGCGGGTCAACCTGGTCGGGGTGTCGATGCCTATTCCGCTGTTCAACCGCAACCAGGGCAACGTGCTGTCGGCGGCGCGCCGCGCCGATCAGGCCCGGGACTTGCGCAACGCCGCGGAGCTGCGCCTGCGCAGCGAAACCAAGCTGGCGCTCGATCAGTGGAGCACTGCCAGCAACGAAGTGCAGTCGTTCAACCAGGTGATTCTGCCGGCGGCGCAAAACGCCGTGGACACCGCCACCCGCGGCTTCGAGATGGGCAAGTTCAACTTTATCGAGGTGCTCGACGCCCAGCGCACGCTGATCAGCGCCCGCACCCAGTACATCGCCGCGGTGGCCCAGTCCACCGACGCCTGGGTGCGCATCGAGCGCATCTACGGCGATCTCGCCGGCCCCGATCGCACGCTGTGA
- a CDS encoding heavy metal response regulator transcription factor: MRILVIEDEPKTADYLHQGLSESGYVVDCASNGADGLHLTRQHAYDLVILDVNLPELDGWGVLQRIRQNSNTRIMMLTAQGRLVDRIKGLDLGADDYLVKPFEFPELLARVRSLLRRSEQSPTPDVLRVADLELDQGRHRAFRGNQRIDLTTKEFALLHLLMRQSGVVLSRTQIISFVWDMNFDCDTNVVEVSIRRLRAKIDDPFESKLIHTLRGVGYVLEERD, encoded by the coding sequence ATGCGCATTCTGGTGATCGAGGATGAACCGAAAACCGCCGACTACTTGCATCAGGGATTGAGCGAAAGCGGCTACGTCGTCGATTGCGCCAGCAACGGCGCCGACGGCCTGCACCTGACCCGCCAGCACGCCTACGACCTGGTGATTCTCGACGTCAATCTGCCGGAGCTGGACGGTTGGGGCGTGCTGCAGCGCATTCGCCAGAACAGCAATACGCGGATCATGATGCTTACCGCCCAGGGGCGCCTGGTGGACCGGATCAAGGGCCTGGACCTGGGCGCCGACGATTACCTGGTCAAGCCATTCGAGTTCCCCGAGTTGCTGGCGCGGGTGCGCAGCCTGTTGCGGCGCAGCGAGCAGTCGCCAACCCCCGACGTGCTGCGGGTGGCCGACCTGGAACTGGACCAGGGCCGCCACCGGGCGTTTCGCGGTAACCAGCGCATCGACCTGACCACCAAGGAGTTCGCCCTGCTGCACCTGCTGATGCGCCAGAGCGGTGTGGTGCTGTCGCGGACCCAGATCATCTCGTTCGTGTGGGACATGAACTTCGATTGCGACACCAATGTGGTGGAAGTCTCGATCCGCCGCCTGCGGGCCAAGATCGACGACCCGTTCGAGAGCAAGCTGATCCACACCCTGCGCGGCGTCGGCTACGTGCTCGAAGAGCGCGACTGA
- the pseH gene encoding UDP-4-amino-4,6-dideoxy-N-acetyl-beta-L-altrosamine N-acetyltransferase encodes MQVVPILETCAQVQARVRELRNQPDVRKYMYTSHEISEAEHRAWLDSLVGNPRQSVFVVLQEGVACGVVSLNAINALHKSADWAFYLDSGLQGKGLGSQLEFWLLDHAFGAAGLEKLNCEVLALNQAVIRLHQKFGFTLEGVRRQNVEKDGQRIDVMLLGITREEWAAQRPGMLAVMARLGR; translated from the coding sequence ATGCAGGTCGTGCCGATACTCGAAACTTGCGCACAGGTGCAGGCGCGTGTGCGCGAGCTGCGCAACCAGCCGGATGTGCGCAAGTACATGTACACCTCCCACGAGATTTCCGAGGCCGAGCACCGTGCCTGGCTCGACTCGTTGGTGGGCAATCCGCGCCAGTCAGTGTTCGTGGTGCTGCAAGAGGGAGTCGCCTGCGGTGTGGTGTCGCTGAATGCGATCAATGCCCTGCACAAGAGCGCCGACTGGGCCTTCTACCTGGACAGCGGCTTGCAGGGCAAGGGCCTGGGCAGCCAGTTGGAGTTCTGGCTGCTTGATCATGCCTTTGGCGCGGCCGGCCTGGAAAAGCTCAACTGCGAAGTGCTGGCGCTGAACCAGGCGGTGATCCGCCTGCACCAGAAGTTCGGTTTCACCCTCGAGGGCGTGCGCCGGCAGAACGTCGAGAAGGACGGCCAGCGCATCGATGTGATGCTGCTCGGCATCACCCGCGAGGAATGGGCCGCCCAGCGCCCGGGCATGCTCGCGGTGATGGCGCGGCTGGGGCGCTGA
- a CDS encoding efflux RND transporter permease subunit yields the protein MFERIIQFAIEQRIIVLLAVLLMAAVGVGSYQKLPIDAVPDITNVQVQVNASMPGYSPLETEQRITYPVEVAMAGLPGLEQTRSTSRSGLSQVTVIFKEGTDLYFARQLVNERLQVAREQLPEGVEASMGPISTGLGEIFFWTVEAEPGALKEDGTAYTPTDLRVIQDWLIAPQLRNVPGVAEINTIGGFAKLYQIAPDPRRLAAYNLTLSDLMTALDRNNANVGAGYIERNGQQLLIRAPGQVKSIEDIANIVINTVDGTPIRVSNVATVDIGRELRTGAATENGREVVLGTVFMLVGENSRTVSRVVAEKLAEINRSLPKGVTAVTVYDRTNLVDKAVATVKKNLIEGALLVIAILFLFLGNIRAALITAMVIPLAMLFTFTGMFTNKVSANLMSLGALDFGIIVDGAVVIVENAIRRLAHAQQHHGRMLTRSERLHEVFAAAKEARRALIYGQLIIMVVYLPIFALSGVAGKMFHPMAFTVVIALLGAMILSVTFVPAAIALFVTGKVKEEENFVMRSARRGYEPVLRWVISHRALAFALAFLSVLVSGLVASRMGSEFIPSLSEGDFAQQAMRVPDASLTQSVEMQKTLEKTLLAQIPEIERVFARTGTAEIASDVMPPNISDAYLMLKPKEQWPDPGKSREAIIADIERVGNSLPGNVYELSQPIQLRFNELISGVRSDVAVKVFGDDMERLNKTAEEISQTLQKIDGAAEVKVQQTTGLPVLTVNVDRDKAARFGLNVGDVQDAVAIAVGGRKAGILYEGDRRFDMLVRMSDAQRTDIDGLSRLLIPVAAAAGSVNGQLGFIALSEVASVDLVLGPAQVSRENGKRLVIVSANVRGRDMGSFVEEATRAIGDQVKIPTGYWITWGGQFEQLQEASKRLEIVVPVALLLVFGLLFMMFNNLKDGLLVFTGIPFALTGGIMALWLRDIPLSISAGVGFIALSGVAVLNGLVMIAFIRNLREEGRMLAAAVNEGALTRLRPVLMTALVASLGFIPMALATGTGAEVQRPLATVVIGGIISSTALTLLVLPALYHWAHRKEEEQELQDLLSD from the coding sequence ATGTTTGAACGCATCATTCAATTCGCCATCGAGCAGCGCATCATCGTGCTGCTGGCGGTGCTGCTGATGGCCGCGGTGGGCGTCGGCAGCTACCAGAAACTGCCGATCGACGCGGTGCCGGACATCACTAACGTGCAGGTCCAGGTCAACGCCAGCATGCCCGGCTACTCGCCGCTGGAGACCGAGCAGCGCATCACCTATCCGGTGGAAGTGGCCATGGCGGGCCTGCCGGGCCTGGAGCAGACCCGCTCGACCTCGCGCTCGGGCCTGTCCCAGGTGACGGTGATCTTCAAGGAAGGCACCGACCTGTACTTCGCCCGGCAATTGGTCAACGAACGCCTGCAAGTGGCCCGCGAACAGCTGCCCGAAGGCGTGGAGGCGAGCATGGGGCCGATCTCCACCGGCCTCGGCGAGATCTTCTTCTGGACGGTGGAAGCCGAGCCGGGCGCGCTCAAGGAAGACGGCACGGCCTATACCCCGACCGACCTGCGGGTAATCCAGGACTGGCTCATCGCCCCGCAGTTGCGCAACGTGCCGGGAGTGGCCGAGATCAACACCATCGGCGGTTTCGCCAAGCTCTATCAGATTGCCCCGGACCCCAGGCGCCTGGCGGCCTACAACCTGACCCTGAGCGACCTGATGACCGCCCTGGACCGTAACAACGCCAACGTCGGCGCCGGCTACATCGAGCGCAACGGCCAGCAGTTGCTGATCCGCGCTCCGGGGCAGGTCAAGTCCATCGAGGACATTGCCAATATCGTGATCAACACCGTGGACGGCACGCCGATCCGCGTCAGCAACGTGGCCACCGTGGACATCGGCCGTGAGCTGCGCACCGGCGCGGCCACCGAGAACGGTCGCGAAGTGGTGCTCGGCACGGTGTTCATGCTGGTGGGGGAAAACAGCCGCACGGTGTCCCGGGTGGTGGCGGAAAAGCTCGCCGAGATCAATCGCTCGCTGCCCAAGGGCGTGACTGCAGTCACCGTGTACGACCGCACCAACCTGGTGGACAAGGCCGTGGCCACGGTGAAGAAAAACCTCATCGAAGGCGCGCTGCTGGTCATCGCCATTCTGTTTTTGTTCCTGGGCAATATCCGCGCCGCGCTGATCACCGCCATGGTGATCCCGCTGGCCATGCTGTTCACCTTCACCGGCATGTTCACCAACAAGGTCAGCGCCAACTTGATGAGCCTCGGCGCGCTGGACTTCGGGATCATCGTCGACGGCGCGGTGGTGATCGTCGAGAACGCCATCCGCCGCCTGGCCCATGCCCAGCAGCACCACGGACGCATGCTTACGCGTTCCGAACGCCTGCACGAAGTCTTCGCCGCGGCCAAGGAGGCACGCCGGGCGCTGATCTACGGGCAACTGATCATCATGGTGGTGTACCTGCCGATCTTTGCCCTGTCCGGGGTGGCCGGGAAGATGTTCCACCCGATGGCCTTCACCGTGGTGATAGCCCTTCTGGGGGCGATGATCCTCTCGGTGACTTTTGTCCCGGCGGCGATCGCGCTGTTCGTCACCGGCAAGGTCAAGGAGGAAGAAAACTTCGTCATGCGCAGCGCCCGCCGTGGCTACGAGCCGGTGCTGCGCTGGGTGATCAGCCATCGTGCCCTGGCCTTTGCCCTGGCCTTCCTCAGTGTGCTGGTTTCGGGCCTGGTGGCCAGTCGCATGGGCAGTGAGTTCATCCCCAGCCTCAGCGAAGGCGACTTCGCCCAGCAGGCAATGCGCGTGCCCGACGCCAGCCTCACCCAGTCGGTAGAAATGCAGAAGACCCTGGAGAAAACCCTGCTGGCGCAGATCCCGGAAATCGAGCGGGTATTCGCCCGCACCGGCACCGCCGAGATCGCCTCGGACGTGATGCCGCCGAACATCTCCGATGCCTACCTGATGCTCAAGCCCAAGGAGCAATGGCCAGACCCGGGCAAGTCGCGCGAGGCGATCATTGCCGACATCGAACGGGTCGGCAACAGCTTGCCAGGCAACGTCTACGAGCTGTCGCAACCGATCCAGCTGCGCTTCAACGAACTGATTTCCGGGGTGCGCAGCGATGTCGCGGTGAAGGTCTTCGGCGATGACATGGAGCGGCTGAACAAGACCGCCGAAGAGATTTCGCAGACCTTGCAGAAGATCGACGGCGCCGCCGAAGTGAAGGTGCAGCAGACCACCGGCCTGCCGGTGCTGACGGTGAATGTCGACCGCGACAAGGCGGCGCGTTTTGGCCTCAACGTCGGCGATGTGCAGGACGCCGTGGCGATTGCCGTGGGCGGGCGCAAGGCGGGCATCCTGTACGAGGGCGACCGGCGCTTCGACATGCTGGTGCGCATGTCCGATGCCCAGCGCACCGATATCGACGGGCTGTCGCGCCTGCTGATTCCGGTGGCGGCGGCCGCGGGCAGTGTCAACGGGCAGCTGGGTTTCATCGCCCTCTCGGAAGTCGCCAGCGTCGACCTGGTGCTCGGCCCGGCGCAAGTCAGCCGCGAGAACGGCAAGCGCCTGGTGATCGTCAGCGCCAATGTGCGCGGCCGCGACATGGGCTCCTTCGTCGAAGAGGCGACCCGAGCCATCGGCGACCAGGTGAAGATCCCGACCGGCTACTGGATCACCTGGGGGGGGCAGTTCGAGCAGTTGCAGGAAGCCTCCAAGCGCCTGGAGATCGTGGTGCCGGTGGCGCTGCTGCTGGTGTTCGGCCTGTTGTTCATGATGTTCAACAACCTCAAGGACGGGCTGCTGGTGTTCACCGGGATTCCCTTCGCCCTGACCGGCGGGATCATGGCCCTGTGGCTGCGCGACATCCCGCTGTCGATCTCGGCGGGTGTGGGTTTCATCGCGCTGTCGGGGGTGGCGGTGCTCAACGGCCTGGTGATGATCGCCTTTATCCGCAACCTGCGCGAAGAAGGGCGGATGCTCGCGGCGGCGGTCAACGAAGGTGCGCTGACCCGCTTGCGCCCAGTGTTGATGACCGCGCTGGTGGCGTCCCTGGGGTTCATCCCCATGGCCCTGGCCACCGGCACCGGCGCCGAAGTGCAACGGCCGCTGGCCACCGTGGTCATCGGCGGCATCATCTCTTCCACCGCCCTGACCCTGCTGGTGCTGCCGGCGCTGTACCACTGGGCGCACCGCAAGGAAGAAGAACAGGAGCTGCAAGACCTGCTGAGCGACTGA